One window of Esox lucius isolate fEsoLuc1 chromosome 25, fEsoLuc1.pri, whole genome shotgun sequence genomic DNA carries:
- the lrpap1 gene encoding alpha-2-macroglobulin receptor-associated protein isoform X1 produces the protein MKLGYLVTVLCLGVGVMAGKYSREMNDQINSKPSIDGKNTVEFRIAKLNQVWEKAIRMQLPPVRQAELHSDLKIQEKDELQWKKIKAEGMDENGEREAKLRRSFNVILAKYGMDGKKDTRSLESNNLKDHDRTDEDGFDDPRLDKLWNKAKTSGKFSEEEMASLKREFQHHKDKIREYNIVMDTVSRTEEIHKNVITQLEGEVKEHVLHQKHTDLKDKMRDLNQGFERLRKLSHEGFSEDSEFREPRVIELWETARRSNLTDDELDSLKEELKHFETKVEKHSHYQEQLELSHQKLRHVEALGDEEHILRNKEKYNNLAEKTREMGYKMKKHMQDLTSKISRNGLDRNEL, from the exons ATGAAGTTGGGTTATTTGGTAACGGTGTTGTGTCTTGGTGTCGGTGTTATGGCAGGAAAGTATTCTCGAGAAATGAATGACCAGATTAACAGTAAACCATCCATAGACGGAAAGAACACAGTGGAATTCAGGATAGCTAAACTCAACCAGGTGTGGGAGAAAGCAATCAGG ATGCAGTTGCCCCCAGTGCGCCAGGCCGAGCTGCACAGCGATCTGAAGATACAGGAGAAAGATGAACTTCAGTGGAAGAAAATCAAGGCAGAAGGGATGGACGAGAACGGAGAGAGGGAAGCTAAGCTACGTCGCAGCTTTAACg TGATCCTGGCTAAGTATGGGATGGATGGGAAGAAAGACACCAGGTCTCTGGAGTCTAACAACCTGAAGGACCATGACAGGACAGACGAAGACGGGTTTGACGATCCCAGACTGGACAAACTGTGGAAcaag GCCAAGACTTCTGGAAAGTTCTCTGAGGAAGAGATGGCCAGCCTGAAGAGAGAGTTTCAACACCACAAAGACAAGATCAGAGAGTACAATATCGTCATGGATACTGTCAGCCGCACAGAAG AGATTCATAAGAATGTCATCACACAGCTGGAAGGAGAGGTGAAGGAACATGTCCTCcatcagaaacacacagacttgAAGGACAAGATGAG AGATCTGAACCAGGGCTTTGAACGTCTGAGGAAACTGAGCCATGAAGGGTTCAGTGAGGACAGTG aGTTTAGGGAGCCCAGGGTAATCGAGCTTTGGGAGACTGCCCGGAGATCCAACCTGACAGATGATGAACTGGACTCACTCAAG gAGGAGCTGAAACACTTTGAGACTAAGGTGGAGAAACACAGCCACTATCAG GAGCAGTTGGAGCTGTCCCATCAGAAGCTGAGGCACGTTGAGGCACTGGGAGATGAAGAGCACATCCTGAGGAACAAGGAGAAATACAACAACCTGGCTGAAAAGACCAGGGAGATGGGATATAAG ATGAAGAAACACATGCAGGATTTAACCAGTAAGATCTCACGCAACGGCCTGGACCGTAACGAACTGTAA
- the lrpap1 gene encoding alpha-2-macroglobulin receptor-associated protein isoform X2 yields MKLGYLVTVLCLGVGVMAGKYSREMNDQINSKPSIDGKNTVEFRIAKLNQVWEKAIRMQLPPVRQAELHSDLKIQEKDELQWKKIKAEGMDENGEREAKLRRSFNVILAKYGMDGKKDTRSLESNNLKDHDRTDEDGFDDPRLDKLWNKAKTSGKFSEEEMASLKREFQHHKDKIREYNIVMDTVSRTEEIHKNVITQLEGEVKEHVLHQKHTDLKDKMRDLNQGFERLRKLSHEGFSEDSEFREPRVIELWETARRSNLTDDELDSLKEELKHFETKVEKHSHYQVNHQYDLKWRNTATLSGTIYLAKISDIQYCHSELLRK; encoded by the exons ATGAAGTTGGGTTATTTGGTAACGGTGTTGTGTCTTGGTGTCGGTGTTATGGCAGGAAAGTATTCTCGAGAAATGAATGACCAGATTAACAGTAAACCATCCATAGACGGAAAGAACACAGTGGAATTCAGGATAGCTAAACTCAACCAGGTGTGGGAGAAAGCAATCAGG ATGCAGTTGCCCCCAGTGCGCCAGGCCGAGCTGCACAGCGATCTGAAGATACAGGAGAAAGATGAACTTCAGTGGAAGAAAATCAAGGCAGAAGGGATGGACGAGAACGGAGAGAGGGAAGCTAAGCTACGTCGCAGCTTTAACg TGATCCTGGCTAAGTATGGGATGGATGGGAAGAAAGACACCAGGTCTCTGGAGTCTAACAACCTGAAGGACCATGACAGGACAGACGAAGACGGGTTTGACGATCCCAGACTGGACAAACTGTGGAAcaag GCCAAGACTTCTGGAAAGTTCTCTGAGGAAGAGATGGCCAGCCTGAAGAGAGAGTTTCAACACCACAAAGACAAGATCAGAGAGTACAATATCGTCATGGATACTGTCAGCCGCACAGAAG AGATTCATAAGAATGTCATCACACAGCTGGAAGGAGAGGTGAAGGAACATGTCCTCcatcagaaacacacagacttgAAGGACAAGATGAG AGATCTGAACCAGGGCTTTGAACGTCTGAGGAAACTGAGCCATGAAGGGTTCAGTGAGGACAGTG aGTTTAGGGAGCCCAGGGTAATCGAGCTTTGGGAGACTGCCCGGAGATCCAACCTGACAGATGATGAACTGGACTCACTCAAG gAGGAGCTGAAACACTTTGAGACTAAGGTGGAGAAACACAGCCACTATCAGGTAAACCATCAATATGATTTAAAGTGGAGAAACACAGCCACACTATCAG GTACGATTTACTTGGCAAAAATAAGTGATATACAATATTGTCACTCAGAATTACTGAGGAAATAA
- the LOC109615176 gene encoding uncharacterized protein LOC109615176 encodes MLPVAEEEYLEDMLLENPRFLSKSQSQPLDFWEEAAVIPSEYQGPWQPQTSEGPVVAWATPPRSVSGQSTPGFSCYH; translated from the exons ATGCTCCCGGTGGCTGAAGAGGAATACCTGGAAGATATGCTGTTGGAGAACCCCAG GTTCCTCAGTAAGTCCCAGAGTCAGCCCCTGGACTTCTGGGAGGAGGCAGCGGTCATACCGTCGGAATACCAGGGACCATGGCAACCACAGACGTCTGAGGGGCCTGTTGTGGCGTGGGCGACACCGCCCAGATCAGTTTCGGGACAGTCGACGCCGGGGTTCAGCTGCTACCACTGA